In Synechococcus sp. RS9909, one genomic interval encodes:
- a CDS encoding mechanosensitive ion channel family protein — MSLVAVPQLLMILLASWLAVWLGSRLIERVVGRLVRKRPTQDRAAFFGETDFEMATKLMLDRRAQHVSALGNLFKSLWRLLVAFMALLWMLDSLGVNLVPLLAGAGIVAGVVGFGAQSLVADIIAGTLIIFQDQLGIGDSVKIGEVLGQVREVNLYNIRIRDYWGVVWYIRNSQVTFLANQSKGWTWSLVRLPVPYDADLRQVEAIINATGKSLGQDPQYKEVFLDNPYFSNVEELRANAVVVRVNTKIHGNENQWWATRIVQQAMKEALDQNGIRIPFEAIEVETRTPIELSGALRRP; from the coding sequence GTGTCTTTGGTTGCTGTGCCCCAGCTGCTGATGATCCTTCTGGCGTCTTGGCTGGCGGTGTGGCTGGGATCCCGACTGATCGAGCGGGTGGTGGGGCGTCTGGTGCGCAAACGCCCGACGCAGGATCGGGCGGCCTTCTTCGGCGAGACCGACTTCGAGATGGCCACCAAGTTGATGCTCGACCGGCGTGCTCAGCACGTGTCGGCCCTGGGCAACCTCTTCAAGAGCCTGTGGCGATTGCTGGTGGCCTTCATGGCGCTGCTCTGGATGCTCGATTCCCTCGGGGTGAATCTGGTGCCCCTGCTGGCTGGCGCGGGCATCGTGGCCGGCGTGGTGGGTTTCGGTGCCCAATCCCTGGTGGCCGACATCATCGCCGGCACCCTGATCATCTTTCAGGATCAGCTCGGGATCGGTGATTCGGTGAAAATCGGAGAGGTGTTGGGGCAGGTGCGGGAGGTGAATCTCTACAACATCCGCATCCGTGATTACTGGGGGGTGGTCTGGTACATCCGCAACAGCCAGGTCACGTTTCTGGCCAATCAGTCGAAAGGTTGGACCTGGTCTCTGGTGCGACTGCCGGTTCCCTACGACGCTGATCTGCGCCAGGTGGAGGCGATCATCAACGCCACCGGCAAGTCGTTGGGGCAGGACCCGCAATACAAAGAGGTTTTTCTCGACAATCCCTATTTCTCCAATGTGGAGGAATTGCGTGCCAATGCGGTGGTGGTGCGCGTCAACACCAAAATCCATGGCAATGAAAATCAGTGGTGGGCCACCCGGATTGTGCAGCAGGCGATGAAAGAGGCGCTGGATCAGAACGGCATCCGGATTCCCTTCGAGGCGATTGAGGTGGAGACGCGCACACCGATTGAATTGAGTGGTGCGCTGCGTCGTCCCTGA
- a CDS encoding YraN family protein yields MEPRNRGRTLDGRWAEQRALRLLQGQGWRCLAQRWRCRYGEIDLLMVKGRSCRMRLLAVEVKARRRLGPDAGGLAAFHHRKRLRLARALACWQADHPWMATAGLEVVLALVPLAPSTRPVRWVMVERLI; encoded by the coding sequence ATGGAACCACGGAACCGCGGCCGGACCCTGGATGGTCGCTGGGCGGAGCAGCGGGCCCTGCGCTTATTGCAGGGTCAGGGTTGGCGTTGCCTGGCCCAGCGTTGGCGCTGCCGCTACGGCGAGATCGATCTGCTCATGGTCAAGGGGCGCTCCTGCCGCATGCGTCTGCTTGCCGTGGAGGTGAAGGCACGGCGGCGCCTCGGTCCTGATGCCGGCGGACTGGCCGCCTTTCATCACCGCAAACGACTGCGGCTGGCCCGGGCTCTGGCCTGCTGGCAGGCGGACCATCCCTGGATGGCCACGGCTGGGCTGGAGGTGGTGCTGGCACTGGTGCCCCTGGCGCCGAGCACACGGCCGGTGCGCTGGGTCATGGTGGAGAGACTGATCTGA
- a CDS encoding pentapeptide repeat-containing protein: protein MSFRPAAAALALLLSVCTLVMAAPVAQAAMDYAKQVLIGADFSGREMQGVTFNLTNLREADLSGSDLQGASLFGAKLQDADLSNTNLRDATLDSAVLDGTNLSNAVLEDAFAFNTRFINVTISGADFTNVPLRGDVLKTLCAVAEGTNPVTGRNTRDTLGC, encoded by the coding sequence ATGTCGTTCCGTCCCGCTGCAGCAGCCCTTGCCCTGCTGCTCTCCGTTTGCACCCTGGTGATGGCAGCGCCAGTCGCCCAGGCCGCCATGGACTACGCCAAGCAGGTGCTGATCGGCGCCGACTTCTCCGGACGGGAGATGCAAGGCGTCACCTTCAACCTCACCAACCTGCGCGAAGCCGATCTCTCCGGCAGTGATCTGCAGGGGGCCAGCCTGTTCGGCGCCAAGTTGCAGGATGCCGATCTGAGCAACACCAACCTGCGCGACGCCACCCTCGATTCCGCCGTGCTGGATGGCACCAACCTCAGCAATGCGGTTCTGGAAGACGCCTTCGCGTTCAACACCCGCTTCATCAACGTGACGATCAGTGGCGCTGACTTCACGAACGTGCCCCTGCGCGGCGATGTGCTCAAAACACTCTGCGCGGTTGCTGAGGGCACCAATCCGGTGACCGGCCGCAACACCCGCGACACCCTCGGCTGCTGA